The Stigmatella aurantiaca DW4/3-1 genome contains the following window.
ACTCCACCTGATCCACCTTGCGCGCTTTGTCCCAGGCCTGCTCCACCGCCACCTTGGCCTGGATGTGCGCGGCCTCCTCGTGGAGATCCGGCGCGCAGTCCTCGCACAGGCCGCGCGCCTCGTTCCAGCACGCCTGCGGGCACACCCAGTGGCCGCAGCGCGAGCAGTGCGCGAAGTGCTGCTTGGCTTCTTCCACCGCCTCGCCGTAGGCCTCGTCCCAGGCACTGCCGCGCAAGGCATCCTTCACATGCTGGCCCGCGTAGGCGGCCCGCGACAGAGAGCCCCCGAAGAGCGAGCCCGCCGCCTTGAGGATGCCGGTCGCCACCCCCACCTTGCTGGCGATGAACGGCGACAGGTGACCGTTGCGGCACTTGTCGCACTGGAACTCGAACTGGAAGCCGAAGTTGTTGGAGCGGTCGGTGTAGTTGCGGGTGAACTGGATCATCGCCATGGCGCGCGAACCTCAGGGGGCGTCGAAGCGCCCGCCACGTTAACACGCACCTTGCGTACAGAGGGCCGTGGGGAGGCTCAAAGATCCGAGGCGGGCATGAAGAGCACCCGGCCTCCCGAGCGCCGCTGGGACGCGCGGGCATCCTGGCATGACATGGGCGGAGGCTGCCGGTCCGGCGGTACCCCTTCGAGCCAGACCCGGCAGAGCCCGGGAGGCGGGAGCCGGTCCGGTGGCACCCCGCTGAAGTCGACCCGCCCATGGTCCGTCGCCGCCACCTCGCCTGTCTGAAAGGACCGGGGCGAGTGCGCTTTGATCACCAGGCCGCCCCAAGACTGAGCTGTCCGGTGCGCGTGCCCGCAGCTCATCGAGGCTGGCTGACGGTCAGGAGGGAGGCCCACGTACCAGATGCGGCACAAGCCACTGGGTGGAACCCGGTCAGGTGGGACGCTGAAGGTGAACGTGGGAGGCGTGGGAGGAGGAGGCCGAGGCGGGGGAGGTCTGGGAGGCGGGGGGCGGTGCGGCGGTGGCCCAGGAGGTGGGCGAGACGGCCGTGAGTCATCTCTCCGCACAGGCTCCGGTCTCACCGCCCAGGAGCACCCGGAGAGCGAGACCAGCACCGCGGTCAGGACGGCACCACCACCACACAGGGCCAACGAACGGGGGATGAGCATGCCGCCGCAGACGCGGTTCCCAGCCCCCTATTCTATTCGGTGTCGATGAGCCGCAACGCCAGTGCCTGGGGGCCTGAGCGGATCAGGGTGCAATTCTTTTCCGCGCGTCAGTCTTTGAACCGGCCCTATTGCCATCGCAGCGCTCTCAGGACTGTGCTTTGTCTAGAACGAACGGCACTCTCACAGCCCCGTGGGGTTCACGCATGATCATTCGCGCACTGTCCTTCACTCGTTTGCTCGCAATCGCCGCGGTCTTGGCCATCGGTTGCGGCTCTTCGTCCCAACCCGACCCAGATCCCGATCCTGACCCTGACGCGGGCTCTGGCATTGACGCGGGGCCGAACACGGATGCGGGACCGGACACCGATGCCGGTCCAGACACGGACGCGGGTCCAGACATCGATGCGGGCACCGACGGCGGCCCCCCCAATCCCCCCCCTGACTTCCACTCCTCGTTTGAAGCCACGGATCCGCAGCCCACCTGGACTTCCACGGTCGAAACCGGCGCGAACGGGCAGAAGAAGTCCTCCGGGGTCACCGGGGAGACGGACTCGCGGATCCTCGGCAACATCATGGATCAGGTGGTCACGGTGACCGCCAATGGCGAAAACCCTCCCGATGAGACCGCAACCCGCATCGCCGATGGGGAGCTGACCTCCAAGTGGCTGGTGTTCGAGAGCACGGGCTGGGTGCGGTTCGCACTCGCGAAGCCGATCGCCGTGAAGCGCTACGCCATCTCCTCCGCCAACGATGCCCCCGAGCGCGACCCCGCTGCCTGGACCCTCGAAGGCTCCCAGGATGGAACGAGCTGGACCACGCTCGATACACGCAGCAACCAGTCGTTCGCCCTGCGCTTCGAGACCCACACCTACGAGTTCACCAACACCACCGCCTATCTCCATTACCGGCTCAACGTCACCGCCAACCACAGCGGCAACATCCTGCAAATCGCCGAGCTCCAGCTCTCCAACGGCGATGACACGCCGCGGCCGGTGACCGACATGAAGAGCCTCGTTGGCAATGGCCCCGGCGCCTCGTGGAACGCCAAGCTCGGCGCTGGGTTCACCGGCACGAAGGCGCTCCGCTTCGCGGGCGCGGTCACGGCGAACGGACGCGGCTATTCCTACAACAAGCTCTTCGACGTCGACATCCTCGTCACGCCGACGACGGAGTTGTCGTATCTGATCTTCATTGACGAGACGACGAACAGCCTGGACTACCCGAGCACTTACGCGGCGCTCGATCTTGCCTTCGACGATGGCTCCTACCTGAGCGAGCTGAACGCCCTCGACCAGCACCACGCGGTGCTGAGCCCCACGGGTCAAGGCGCATCACGCACGCTCTATTCCAACGATTGGAACTACAAAGTCTCGCGCATCGGTGACGTGGCCGCCGGCAAGACGATCAAGCGCATCCTGGTGGGCTACGACCAACCCAACGGGCCGGTCTCGGCCTTCGGCGGCTGGATCGACGACGTGCGGATCACAGCCACCCCCGCTCACCCGGTCCCCAGTCGCCTGTCCGACCACGTGACCACCCTGCGCGGCACCAACTCCAGCGGAACCTTCTCACGCGGAAACAACTTTCCCGCGACGGCGGTCCCCCACGGGTTCAACTTCTGGACCCCGGTGACCAATGCGGCCTCGACGAGTTGGCTCTACGACTACCACCGCCGCAATGACGCGAACAACCATCCCACGCTCCAGGCGCTCGCCCTGAGCCACGAGCCAAGTCCGTGGATGGGGGATCGGCAGAGCTTCCAGGTCATGCCGTCGGCGGCCCAGGGCACGCCCAATGCCGGCCGCACCGCGCGCGCCCTCCCCTTCCAGCACGAGAACGAGATCGCGCGGCCCTACTACTACAGCGTGAAGTTCAACGGCGGCATCCAGGCAGAGCTCACCCCCACCGACCACGCCGCGCTCTTTCGCTTCACGTTCCCCGGCGACGACGCGAGCCTCATCTTCGATAACGTCAACAACAACGGCGGACTCTCTCTCGACGCCTCCGCGCGCGCCATCACGGGCTACTCCGATGCCCGCAGCGGGCTCTCGACGGGCGCCTCTCGGATCTTCATCTACGCCACATTCGACAAGCCGGTGGCAGCCAGCGGCATGCTCCCCGGCGGCGGCGGCGCGAACGTGACCGGCTACTTCCGCTTCACCGTCCCAGCGGCCGACCGCACCGTGACCATGCGCATCGCCACCTCGCTCATCAGCGTCGAGCAGGCCCAGAAGAACCTCGCGCTTGAAATCTCGGACACCGACCGCTTCGACGACGTGAAGGCGCGCGCGCAGGCGCTCTGGGATCAAAAGCTCGGCATCATCGAGGTTCAGGGCGCCACGGAGGACCAGCTCACCACGCTCTACTCCAACCTGTACCGGCTGTTCCTCTATCCGAACTCGGGATTCGAGAACACCGGCACGGCGGCCGCGCCCGCCTATCAGTACGCGAGCCCGGTGTCAGCGCCCACCAGTGCCAGCACGCCCACGCAGACCGGCGCCAAGATCGTGAGCGGAAAGATCTACGTGAACAACGGCTTCTGGGACACCTACCGGGCGACCTGGCCGGCCTACACGCTGTTCTCTCCGGCCAAGGCGGGTGAGCTGATCGACGGCTTCGTGGAGCAGTTCAAGGAAGGCGGCTGGGTCGCGCGCTGGTCCTCGCCCGGCTACGCCGATCTCATGACGGGCACGAGCTCCGATGTCTCCTTCGCCGACGCTTACGTGAAGGGCATCCGGAACTTCGACGCCGAGGCGGCCTATGACGCCGCCCTGCGAAACGCGACGGTCCGGCCGGTCAGCAGCGGCGTCGGACGCAAGGGGCTCGAGTCCTCGATCTTCCTCGGCTACACCCCGACCTCGACCGGCGCCGGCCTGTCGTGGGCCATGGCCGGCTATCTGAACGACTTCG
Protein-coding sequences here:
- a CDS encoding GH92 family glycosyl hydrolase encodes the protein MIIRALSFTRLLAIAAVLAIGCGSSSQPDPDPDPDPDAGSGIDAGPNTDAGPDTDAGPDTDAGPDIDAGTDGGPPNPPPDFHSSFEATDPQPTWTSTVETGANGQKKSSGVTGETDSRILGNIMDQVVTVTANGENPPDETATRIADGELTSKWLVFESTGWVRFALAKPIAVKRYAISSANDAPERDPAAWTLEGSQDGTSWTTLDTRSNQSFALRFETHTYEFTNTTAYLHYRLNVTANHSGNILQIAELQLSNGDDTPRPVTDMKSLVGNGPGASWNAKLGAGFTGTKALRFAGAVTANGRGYSYNKLFDVDILVTPTTELSYLIFIDETTNSLDYPSTYAALDLAFDDGSYLSELNALDQHHAVLSPTGQGASRTLYSNDWNYKVSRIGDVAAGKTIKRILVGYDQPNGPVSAFGGWIDDVRITATPAHPVPSRLSDHVTTLRGTNSSGTFSRGNNFPATAVPHGFNFWTPVTNAASTSWLYDYHRRNDANNHPTLQALALSHEPSPWMGDRQSFQVMPSAAQGTPNAGRTARALPFQHENEIARPYYYSVKFNGGIQAELTPTDHAALFRFTFPGDDASLIFDNVNNNGGLSLDASARAITGYSDARSGLSTGASRIFIYATFDKPVAASGMLPGGGGANVTGYFRFTVPAADRTVTMRIATSLISVEQAQKNLALEISDTDRFDDVKARAQALWDQKLGIIEVQGATEDQLTTLYSNLYRLFLYPNSGFENTGTAAAPAYQYASPVSAPTSASTPTQTGAKIVSGKIYVNNGFWDTYRATWPAYTLFSPAKAGELIDGFVEQFKEGGWVARWSSPGYADLMTGTSSDVSFADAYVKGIRNFDAEAAYDAALRNATVRPVSSGVGRKGLESSIFLGYTPTSTGAGLSWAMAGYLNDFGIANMASALATDTSHPRHQEFAENAEYFLDRSQQYVNLFDPSIQFFQGKTANGVFATPANLYDPRIWGYDYTETNGWNMAFDAPFDGLGLANLYGGRAQLGAKLDEFFATPETARYGGSYGGVIHEMLEARDVRMGQLGLSNQPSFHIPYMYHHAGQPAKTQEKVRDALARLWIGSNIGQGYLGDEDNGAMSAWHLFSALGFYPLEVGNVNYVIGSPLFTRAVVHLENGKDITINAPNNSPKNIYVQALRVNGQPYTKTYLPHAMLTSGITLDFDMGPSPSTWGTGAENAPPSITTGGNVPRPLRDIATGSEATSSDGTNLSALFDNTSATSVVFTAADPTLEYHFTAGEQKVTFYTLTSSGTAADPVGWTLSGSNDGVTFTPLDQRSAQTFRWRAQTRAFRVANPGSYAYYRLALTGAAGLSLAEIELLAKP
- a CDS encoding zinc ribbon domain-containing protein, which gives rise to MAMIQFTRNYTDRSNNFGFQFEFQCDKCRNGHLSPFIASKVGVATGILKAAGSLFGGSLSRAAYAGQHVKDALRGSAWDEAYGEAVEEAKQHFAHCSRCGHWVCPQACWNEARGLCEDCAPDLHEEAAHIQAKVAVEQAWDKARKVDQVESLDMKAPRSAAVSACPHCRARVSGGKFCSECGKPLAAAKVHCSECGVEMKPQARFCSECGTPQRR